The window aacgatctaacctaaaaatgcaaaatcatcaaattgtaataacttattttaaaattaatttattaattatttttataagggAAACTTTGGAGATGTATATAAAGCACAATTAAAAAGCACAAACCAAGAGGTTGCGGTTAAAACATGCAGAGTAACCCTTCCGGACGagcacaaaaagaaatttttacaaGAAGGGCGCATATTAAAGCAATACGATCATCCAAACATAGTTAAATTAATTGGTATATGTGTTCAGAAGCAACCTATAATGATTGTTATGGAGCTGGTTCCaggtttgttttttatttaatttcttaaacattgttaataaacaattttttaggaggttccttattaaattttttacgtaaaaaagcATCTTCGTTAACTGAAAATCAATTAATGAATATGTGTTTGGATGCAGCGGCTGGAATGCGATAtttagaatcaaaaaattgtattcatCGTGATTTAGCCGCACGGAATTGTCTCGTGGGGTACGGAAATACAGTAAAAATCTCGGATTTCGGAATGTCGAGGGAAGAAGAGGAATACATCGTTTCGGATGGGATGAAACAAATCCCGATTAAATGGACGGCGCCGGAAGCTTTAAATTTCGGAAAATACACCTCTCTTTGTGATGTGTGGAGTTATGGTATTTTGTGTTGggaaattttttcaagagGAGGAACACCTTATACTGGAATGAGTAATTCAAAAGCTAGAGAAAGTATAGATGCAGGATATCGAATGCCTGCTCCGGAACATACCCCAGATGAAATGTACAGGTTAATGTTAAGATGTTGGGAATATCAACCGGAAAATCGACCTAATTTCGAACAAATTTACACAGTCGTCGATACATTATGTGCAGCTTTTAGAGTTTCATTTCTGTAAGACTTAAAATGTCTTGAAAACAATTACACATAtggcaatatttttttatctgctcctttaagctttctttataatttttctctCTCTGTATTTTAAATACTGTGATTTgtgttgttgatttttttgatgaaTAAGTCgccattaataaaattaatacaaaattaacttacaaactaaaaatatatataaattatgaataaattcatatttttgaatctGATAAAGTCTATTATTTTTAGCCATTTGTATTTATATTCGCATAGCATGTTATATGTTTGTTACGTGAAAAGTATATATAGaattatattatgtatatCGATTATAATTAACAGTTTTGACtgagttttaataaaaatctcaTCTACATATAAGCATGTTGAAGTTTTATTAAGATGAAGTAAGGAGATGTACCCTTTAtggaaaaatgttacatatacAAATTAATCAGTTGATCACTGACTGCAGCTGGTGTTAAAATTCCTAAATCTGTAAATAGCAGACTGATAAATTCAGGTGGAGTAAAATCAACCAAAGGATGCTGTTTTGTGATGTCACCATTTCTCATACTTTTCGTATACTGTAATTAATGCATAATTTCATAAATGAAcagtatacaaaaaaataaaaactcacTTTGTATTCATCAGGAACATCACTTTGATTTAGAGGAAAAAGTCTTGTAAACTTAAAACTTTCAGCAACAACATAAACTGGTTTTCTCATTTGTTTGGCACAAACTGCTACAGTATAAGttcctattttatttataatcccTCCGTTTTCCACAACTCCCTCAGCTCCAaccattacaaaattaattttttccataaTACAACCAACAGCTGCATCAAGAATTAAAGAACATTCGATTCCCTCTGTTTCTAATTCTCTTTTAAAACCTTCactaaaaacaattattaaatttaattaataaatcactcatcaattaataaattacccATTATTATCAGGTGCTGACATTGTTATATAAACATGGAAATGTTTATTTTGTCTAGCAGCTTCTTTAAGAGTTTGTAAAACAACTCGTGAACGAGAATGAGTAAGAActttctaaaagaaaaaaaaattatgattcaCATTATATTATGTTTCTGTTAAGACTAACAGAaccgtttaaaataaattttgcagCAAAACCGGTAATTTTATTCCTCGCTTGATTcagtttttgcaaaaaaaacattccACGATCCAACATAGTTTGTTTACATTCCTCAAAAGTCTACAAATtacgatttattaatatttatcatcttcattttAATCAATACTCTCACACTATCCAATTTCGCTAAAGtaataaatcttaaaaataactCGCATCCGGAATTAATCGCTGTCACCGGATAATCGGTGTTTCTCATAACATCTATTgcagttttaatattttcgtctaATTCTTGAACAGTTG of the Onthophagus taurus isolate NC chromosome 10, IU_Otau_3.0, whole genome shotgun sequence genome contains:
- the LOC111428351 gene encoding translation initiation factor eIF2B subunit alpha; this encodes MDREALEKHFTDILDNEKDVSAGVAAIRTLMEIIKHGKYTTVQELDENIKTAIDVMRNTDYPVTAINSGCELFLRFITLAKLDSTFEECKQTMLDRGMFFLQKLNQARNKITGFAAKFILNGSKVLTHSRSRVVLQTLKEAARQNKHFHVYITMSAPDNNGEGFKRELETEGIECSLILDAAVGCIMEKINFVMVGAEGVVENGGIINKIGTYTVAVCAKQMRKPVYVVAESFKFTRLFPLNQSDVPDEYKYTKSMRNGDITKQHPLVDFTPPEFISLLFTDLGILTPAAVSDQLINLYM